Proteins found in one Nostoc sp. NIES-3756 genomic segment:
- the glmM gene encoding phosphoglucosamine mutase has protein sequence MVSSISRSYIREVTPESKGLGKVVEGSFAPSTISLPTTPLFGTDGIRGKVGELLSAPLALQIGYWAGLVLRSHASQLGPVILGQDSRNSSDMLAMALSAGLTAAGLEVWYLGLCPTPCVAYLTSMSEAIGGVMISASHNPPEDNGIKIFGANGGKLVQALQAEIEDGLRGNLPVPAILGNCGRHYSRLELIRDYGEALKQPLQGATNLQGMKIVLDLAWGAAVGLAPALFQEMGAELICLHNAADGDRINVNCGSTHLEMLQAAVAEHHADVGFAFDGDADRVLAVDSTGRPVNGDYILYLWGLHLKQQNQLPDNLIVSTVMANLGFERAWQQQGGKLIRTAVGDQYVQAEMMKTGGMLGGEQSGHILCRHYGMTGDGVLTALHLASLVKQAGVSLAELVNQSFQTYPQLLRNVRVVDRDRRLNWQNCEPVQQAIALAEAAMGDAGRILVRASGTEPVIRVMVEAANAELANHWTSELVAQVQQHLTP, from the coding sequence ATGGTTTCATCTATATCTAGAAGCTATATCAGAGAAGTTACACCTGAATCTAAGGGTTTAGGGAAAGTAGTAGAGGGCAGTTTTGCACCTAGTACAATATCTTTACCGACTACGCCTTTATTTGGTACGGATGGTATTCGCGGCAAGGTAGGAGAATTACTGAGTGCGCCGTTAGCTTTACAAATTGGTTATTGGGCTGGTTTAGTTTTACGTAGCCATGCGAGTCAATTAGGCCCAGTAATTTTAGGACAAGATTCCCGCAACTCTAGCGATATGTTGGCAATGGCTTTGAGTGCGGGGTTGACGGCAGCTGGTTTAGAAGTTTGGTATTTAGGCTTATGTCCTACGCCTTGCGTAGCTTATCTTACCAGCATGAGTGAAGCTATTGGCGGCGTGATGATTTCTGCTAGCCATAACCCGCCAGAAGATAATGGGATTAAGATTTTTGGTGCTAATGGTGGCAAGTTAGTCCAGGCTTTACAGGCAGAAATTGAAGATGGTTTGCGAGGAAATCTACCAGTTCCCGCTATTCTAGGTAATTGCGGACGGCATTACTCAAGGTTGGAGTTAATCAGAGATTATGGTGAAGCCTTAAAACAACCCCTGCAAGGTGCAACTAATCTGCAAGGGATGAAGATTGTACTAGATTTAGCCTGGGGTGCAGCTGTTGGTTTAGCACCGGCACTATTTCAGGAAATGGGTGCAGAACTTATTTGCCTACATAATGCCGCAGATGGCGATCGCATCAACGTTAACTGCGGTTCTACCCACCTGGAAATGCTGCAAGCGGCTGTAGCTGAACATCATGCCGATGTAGGTTTTGCCTTTGATGGCGATGCCGATCGCGTTTTGGCTGTAGATTCCACTGGTCGTCCTGTGAATGGCGATTACATCCTCTACCTTTGGGGACTACACCTCAAACAACAAAACCAACTGCCAGATAACTTAATTGTGTCTACCGTCATGGCAAATCTGGGTTTTGAGCGGGCTTGGCAGCAACAGGGTGGTAAATTAATTCGTACCGCCGTCGGCGACCAATATGTGCAAGCCGAGATGATGAAAACTGGGGGAATGTTGGGAGGTGAACAATCAGGTCACATCCTCTGCCGCCATTATGGTATGACTGGTGATGGTGTGTTAACCGCTTTGCATTTGGCAAGTTTGGTCAAACAAGCTGGTGTTTCCTTAGCCGAATTGGTAAACCAAAGCTTTCAAACCTATCCCCAATTGTTGCGGAACGTGCGAGTGGTAGACCGCGATCGCCGTTTAAACTGGCAAAATTGCGAACCCGTACAACAAGCGATCGCCCTAGCCGAAGCGGCAATGGGTGATGCAGGTAGAATCTTAGTCCGGGCTTCTGGTACAGAACCTGTGATTCGCGTCATGGTAGAAGCCGCTAACGCTGAACTTGCTAACCATTGGACTAGTGAATTAGTTGCCCAAGTACAGCAACATTTAACACCCTAA
- a CDS encoding biliverdin-producing heme oxygenase — MSSNLASKLRVGTKKAHTMAENVGFVKCFLKGVVEKSSYRKLVANFYYVYSAMEEEMEKHRQHPIVSKINFPQLNRKHSLEQDLSYYYGANWREQIQLSPAGEAYVQRIREISATEPELLIAHSYTRYLGDLSGGQILKNIAVTAMNLTDAQGTAFYEFADITDEKAFKTKYRQTLDELPIDDATGDRIVDEANAAFGMNMKMFQELEGNLIKAIGMMVYNTLTRKRTRGNTELATAE, encoded by the coding sequence ATGAGCAGCAATTTAGCAAGCAAACTGCGTGTTGGTACAAAAAAAGCCCACACAATGGCAGAAAACGTAGGTTTTGTCAAATGCTTTTTAAAAGGAGTGGTGGAAAAAAGCTCTTACCGGAAGCTAGTGGCTAACTTCTACTACGTATACTCGGCGATGGAAGAGGAGATGGAGAAGCATCGCCAACACCCAATTGTTTCCAAAATTAATTTTCCCCAACTGAACCGTAAGCATAGCTTAGAACAAGACCTGAGTTATTACTATGGAGCTAACTGGCGCGAACAAATCCAACTGTCGCCAGCAGGTGAAGCTTACGTACAACGCATCCGGGAAATTTCAGCCACCGAACCAGAATTGTTGATTGCTCACTCTTACACCCGTTACTTAGGTGATTTATCTGGGGGTCAAATCCTCAAAAATATTGCTGTCACAGCAATGAACTTGACCGACGCACAAGGAACTGCTTTTTATGAGTTCGCAGATATTACCGATGAGAAAGCTTTTAAAACTAAATACCGTCAAACTTTAGATGAGTTGCCAATTGATGATGCTACAGGCGATCGCATCGTTGATGAAGCCAACGCCGCTTTTGGCATGAACATGAAGATGTTCCAAGAACTAGAAGGCAACTTAATCAAGGCGATTGGTATGATGGTATACAACACCTTGACCCGCAAACGCACGCGCGGCAACACTGAATTAGCTACGGCTGAGTAG
- the groL gene encoding chaperonin GroEL (60 kDa chaperone family; promotes refolding of misfolded polypeptides especially under stressful conditions; forms two stacked rings of heptamers to form a barrel-shaped 14mer; ends can be capped by GroES; misfolded proteins enter the barrel where they are refolded when GroES binds) gives MAKIISFDEESRRALERGVNALADAVKITLGPKGRNVLLEKKYGTPQIVNDGITVAKEIELEDPLENTGARLIQEVASKTKDVAGDGTTTATVLVQALIKEGLKNVAAGSNPVSLKRGIDKTTEALVEEIAKVAKPVEGSAIAQVATVSAGNDEEVGNMIAEAVERVTKDGVITVEESKSLITELDVVEGMQIDRGYISPYFITNNERQTVELENARILITDKKINSIQELVPVLEKVARLGQPLLIVAEDVEGDALATLVVNKARGVLSVAAIKAPGFGERRKALLQDIAILTDGQLISEEIGLSLDTASIEALGTARTITIDKENTTIVAGTTTKPEIQKRIGQIRKQLEETDSEYDKEKLQERIAKLAGGVAVIKVGAATETELKDRKLRIEDALNATKAAVAEGIVPGGGKTLIYLASKVDEIKANFEEEEKIGADIVKRALEAPLRQIADNAGAEGSVIVSRVKDSDFNVGYNAATGEFEDLIAAGIIDPAKVVRSALQNAASIAGLVLTTEAIVVEKPEKKPAVPADPGMGGMGGMGGMGGMGGMGMF, from the coding sequence ATGGCAAAAATTATTTCATTCGATGAGGAATCACGGCGTGCTTTAGAGCGGGGTGTTAATGCCCTAGCTGATGCAGTGAAAATCACCTTGGGGCCGAAGGGTCGTAACGTACTGTTAGAAAAAAAATACGGCACACCCCAAATTGTTAATGATGGTATCACTGTCGCCAAAGAAATTGAATTAGAAGATCCTTTAGAAAATACTGGTGCTAGATTAATTCAAGAAGTAGCATCAAAAACTAAAGATGTAGCTGGTGATGGTACAACCACAGCCACTGTTTTAGTACAAGCTTTAATTAAAGAAGGTTTGAAGAACGTGGCGGCTGGTAGCAACCCAGTGAGCTTAAAGCGTGGGATTGATAAAACTACTGAAGCATTGGTAGAAGAAATTGCCAAGGTAGCCAAGCCAGTAGAAGGCAGTGCGATCGCTCAAGTTGCCACCGTTTCGGCTGGTAACGATGAAGAAGTTGGCAACATGATTGCCGAAGCGGTGGAAAGAGTCACCAAAGATGGTGTTATTACCGTAGAAGAATCCAAATCTCTCATCACCGAACTAGACGTAGTGGAAGGGATGCAGATTGACCGAGGATATATTTCCCCCTACTTCATCACCAACAACGAACGCCAGACCGTGGAATTGGAAAATGCCCGGATTCTGATTACCGACAAAAAAATCAACAGCATCCAAGAATTAGTTCCCGTTCTAGAAAAAGTAGCGCGTTTGGGTCAACCCTTACTCATCGTTGCTGAAGATGTAGAAGGAGATGCTTTAGCAACTTTAGTAGTAAATAAAGCGCGGGGTGTACTTTCTGTAGCGGCAATTAAAGCCCCAGGATTTGGCGAACGCCGCAAAGCATTATTGCAAGATATCGCCATCCTCACCGATGGTCAGCTAATTTCTGAAGAAATCGGTCTCAGCTTGGATACAGCTTCCATCGAAGCTTTAGGTACGGCGCGGACAATCACAATTGATAAGGAAAACACCACAATTGTTGCAGGTACGACCACCAAGCCAGAAATTCAAAAACGCATCGGTCAAATTCGCAAGCAGTTGGAAGAGACTGATTCTGAATACGATAAAGAGAAATTACAAGAACGCATTGCCAAGTTAGCAGGTGGTGTGGCAGTGATTAAAGTCGGTGCGGCTACTGAAACCGAACTCAAAGACCGCAAACTGAGAATTGAAGACGCACTCAATGCTACCAAAGCGGCTGTAGCTGAAGGTATCGTTCCTGGCGGTGGCAAAACCTTAATTTACTTGGCTAGCAAGGTAGACGAGATTAAGGCTAACTTTGAAGAAGAAGAAAAAATTGGTGCTGATATCGTAAAACGCGCTTTAGAAGCACCCTTACGTCAGATTGCTGATAATGCTGGTGCAGAAGGTTCTGTCATCGTCTCCAGAGTTAAAGACAGCGATTTCAACGTAGGTTACAACGCAGCTACCGGAGAATTTGAAGACCTGATTGCAGCTGGTATTATCGACCCCGCTAAGGTTGTCCGTTCTGCATTGCAAAACGCCGCTTCCATCGCTGGTTTAGTTCTTACCACAGAAGCGATCGTTGTAGAGAAGCCAGAGAAAAAACCTGCTGTTCCTGCTGATCCCGGTATGGGCGGTATGGGCGGCATGGGCGGCATGGGCGGCATGGGCGGCATGGGTATGTTCTAG
- a CDS encoding MraY family glycosyltransferase, whose translation MNIYDSLKSIGIADPSGSGWLAVVFTFMLAWLVTWRLIPTVRKFALKVGWADQPNARRLNREPLPNAGGLAIYAGVIAALVLASLLRPIELQSVLAQVLTILLGGSILVLVGFIDDQFGLPPSVRLWAQIVTALLLVANGISVDVKFGTPIDSILSMLLTVLWVVGITNAVNLMDGMDGLAGGISFITAMSLLGVSAQFPNRAAATLVLAALGGAALGFLRHNFHPSRIIMGDAGAYFFGYVLAATSILGSLQRNTIFALSPTVLFLLLPVLDTTQVFVRRLLAGKNPLSTPGKDHLHHRLLAWGFSQRRAAFTLWSITLGCNVLAMRVQGMSLMVIVATATSIILLLGFTVWQRMRTGKREQEVGSRE comes from the coding sequence ATGAATATATACGACTCCCTTAAGTCTATAGGCATTGCTGACCCTAGCGGCTCCGGCTGGTTGGCAGTAGTATTTACATTTATGTTGGCTTGGCTGGTAACGTGGCGTTTAATCCCCACGGTACGCAAATTCGCCTTAAAGGTGGGTTGGGCTGACCAACCAAATGCGCGACGGCTCAATCGAGAACCGTTGCCAAATGCAGGGGGTTTAGCCATTTACGCGGGAGTAATCGCCGCTTTGGTTTTAGCAAGCCTCTTGCGACCCATCGAACTGCAAAGCGTTTTAGCTCAAGTATTGACTATTTTACTAGGGGGTTCAATCCTAGTCTTGGTCGGATTTATTGACGATCAGTTCGGATTACCCCCCTCTGTACGTTTATGGGCGCAAATTGTCACAGCACTATTACTAGTAGCTAATGGCATTAGCGTTGATGTGAAATTTGGCACACCAATTGATTCCATCCTCTCAATGTTGCTAACAGTGCTGTGGGTGGTAGGTATCACCAACGCTGTTAACTTGATGGATGGAATGGATGGATTGGCAGGAGGAATTAGTTTCATAACTGCCATGAGTTTGTTAGGCGTATCAGCCCAATTTCCCAATCGGGCGGCGGCTACCTTAGTTTTGGCAGCCTTAGGCGGCGCAGCTTTAGGCTTCTTGCGCCATAACTTCCATCCCTCAAGAATTATTATGGGTGATGCTGGAGCATACTTTTTTGGTTATGTGTTAGCGGCAACTAGTATTTTAGGTAGCCTACAACGAAATACCATATTTGCGCTCAGCCCCACAGTTTTATTTCTGTTATTGCCAGTGCTAGATACTACCCAAGTATTTGTCCGGCGACTACTGGCAGGCAAAAACCCATTGAGTACCCCTGGTAAAGACCATTTGCATCACCGTTTACTCGCCTGGGGATTCTCTCAACGCCGTGCAGCATTTACCCTGTGGTCAATCACTTTGGGTTGCAACGTACTAGCGATGAGAGTCCAAGGCATGAGCTTGATGGTCATAGTTGCCACAGCCACTAGTATTATTCTTCTGCTCGGCTTTACAGTCTGGCAAAGAATGAGAACAGGGAAAAGGGAACAGGAAGTAGGGAGTAGGGAGTAG
- the fabG gene encoding 3-oxoacyl-[acyl-carrier-protein] reductase, with protein MAVLTESLKGQVAVVTGASRGIGRAIALELANYGATVVVNYASSSTAADSVVAEITSAGGEAIALQADVSQVDQVDNLINTAIDKFKRIDILVNNAGITRDTLLLRMKPEDWQAVIDLNLTGVFLCTRAVSKLMLKQRSGRIINITSVAGQMGNPGQANYSAAKAGVIGFTKTVAKELASRGITVNAVAPGFIATDMTSNLKAEGILQYIPLGRYGQPEEIAGMVRFLAADPAAAYITGQVFNVDGGMVM; from the coding sequence ATGGCCGTATTAACTGAAAGTTTAAAAGGACAAGTAGCAGTTGTTACAGGTGCTTCAAGAGGTATAGGACGAGCGATCGCTTTAGAATTAGCTAATTATGGCGCTACTGTCGTGGTTAATTATGCTAGTTCTAGCACTGCTGCTGATAGTGTAGTAGCAGAAATTACTAGTGCTGGTGGTGAAGCGATCGCCCTACAAGCTGATGTGTCCCAAGTAGATCAAGTAGACAATCTGATCAATACTGCGATCGATAAGTTCAAGCGCATCGATATTTTAGTGAATAACGCCGGGATCACCCGCGACACCCTCCTATTAAGGATGAAACCGGAAGATTGGCAAGCTGTAATTGACTTGAATTTAACTGGTGTATTTTTATGTACTCGCGCTGTTAGTAAACTCATGCTGAAGCAGCGTTCTGGACGGATAATCAACATTACCTCCGTTGCTGGACAAATGGGGAATCCTGGACAAGCGAACTACAGCGCTGCTAAAGCTGGTGTCATTGGTTTTACCAAAACAGTTGCCAAAGAACTAGCATCTCGCGGCATCACCGTTAACGCCGTTGCCCCTGGTTTCATCGCCACAGACATGACCAGCAACCTCAAAGCTGAAGGCATTTTGCAGTACATTCCGTTAGGACGCTACGGACAACCAGAGGAAATCGCAGGAATGGTGCGCTTCCTCGCCGCCGACCCAGCCGCCGCTTATATTACCGGACAAGTGTTTAATGTCGATGGTGGCATGGTGATGTAA
- the trxA gene encoding thioredoxin, with amino-acid sequence MTTKKQFNSFEEMLSGSDVPVLVDFYADWCGPCQMMATILQQVNTQLKDRIRIVKIDTEKYTELASQYQIAALPTLVLFKQGQPVDRIEGVVQAPQLVQHLQNYL; translated from the coding sequence ATGACTACTAAAAAACAATTCAACAGCTTTGAAGAGATGCTGTCCGGTTCTGATGTACCTGTTTTAGTAGATTTTTATGCTGATTGGTGTGGCCCGTGTCAGATGATGGCGACAATTTTACAGCAAGTGAATACTCAACTGAAAGATCGCATACGCATCGTCAAAATTGACACTGAGAAATACACAGAACTAGCTAGCCAGTATCAAATTGCTGCTTTACCAACACTAGTATTGTTCAAACAAGGTCAGCCAGTAGATCGGATAGAAGGTGTAGTACAAGCACCACAGTTAGTTCAACATCTGCAAAATTACCTTTAG
- a CDS encoding HetZ-related protein 2, translating into MGVVMHTLKKGFEECNQAMVSEAEKLAQFWRKRLAAEYPEQNTAAIESITLWLLGRDSQRLDLLNGKELDIAKQAMEYRWKILSQRYLNVGRERAYRNLITRLGSLATLRHKIQTWISLSRDRQRTVIDVLQEVIQELMQNDTYIQQQMAYIAEVALDKRLRDNLLFATVEEYCLRPVRNQPLLVYRFVNYLRRSQRGGLTQVPGGDLVRLVSEEVLTDDSDNRINLVDNQAIAEYQEAQQLEEQQALRQTVQQEFANYLEENLGTEAVEWLKMYLQGKTQDEIAKKLNKPIKEIYRLREKISYHAVRVFALKGKPELVENWLAISLQENNLGLTQNQWQELYANLTPVGREILDLRKAGNSIETVAQKLNLKSHQVMGEWTKVYLAAQAIRTQE; encoded by the coding sequence ATGGGGGTTGTGATGCACACTTTAAAGAAGGGTTTCGAGGAGTGCAATCAGGCTATGGTATCGGAAGCAGAAAAACTAGCGCAATTTTGGCGCAAGCGACTAGCTGCGGAGTATCCAGAACAAAATACAGCCGCAATAGAAAGTATCACTCTCTGGCTGTTAGGACGCGATTCACAACGGCTGGATCTGCTCAATGGTAAAGAACTTGACATTGCGAAGCAAGCGATGGAGTATCGTTGGAAGATTTTAAGCCAACGCTACTTAAATGTAGGACGGGAACGTGCATATCGTAATCTGATTACTCGATTAGGCAGTTTAGCGACATTACGGCATAAAATTCAAACTTGGATTAGTTTAAGCCGCGATCGCCAACGTACAGTTATCGACGTTTTGCAAGAGGTAATCCAAGAGTTAATGCAAAACGATACATACATTCAGCAGCAGATGGCGTATATCGCCGAAGTAGCTCTAGACAAAAGACTGAGAGATAATTTGCTGTTTGCAACTGTGGAAGAGTATTGTTTACGTCCAGTACGCAACCAGCCGTTGTTAGTGTACCGTTTCGTCAACTACCTACGTCGTTCTCAACGTGGTGGTTTAACCCAAGTACCAGGAGGCGATTTAGTTCGGCTAGTTTCTGAAGAAGTACTGACAGATGATAGCGATAATCGCATTAACTTGGTAGATAACCAAGCGATCGCAGAATATCAAGAAGCACAACAATTAGAGGAACAACAAGCACTGCGCCAAACAGTACAACAAGAATTTGCCAACTACCTAGAAGAAAACTTGGGAACAGAAGCAGTTGAATGGTTAAAAATGTACCTGCAAGGTAAAACCCAAGATGAAATAGCTAAGAAATTAAACAAACCCATCAAAGAAATCTATCGATTACGAGAAAAAATCAGCTACCATGCAGTGCGTGTTTTTGCCCTCAAGGGTAAACCAGAACTCGTAGAAAATTGGTTAGCAATTTCCTTGCAAGAGAATAACCTGGGTTTAACACAAAACCAATGGCAAGAACTGTATGCAAATTTAACTCCCGTTGGGCGAGAAATACTGGATTTGCGGAAGGCTGGTAACTCCATAGAAACAGTAGCCCAAAAATTAAATCTCAAATCTCATCAAGTGATGGGTGAATGGACTAAAGTCTATCTCGCAGCACAAGCTATCAGAACTCAAGAATAA
- a CDS encoding glucose-6-phosphate isomerase: MDAKALWQRYQEWLYFHEGLGLYLDVSRMRFDDAFVESLLPKFDKAFADMAELEKGAIANSDEQRMVGHYWLRNPDLAPTPELTQEIVQTLEQIEAFAEKIQTGAIHPPKANRFTDIISIGIGGSALGPEFVAEALASEFPPLKIHFIDNTDPAGIDRILTQLRNHLASTLVLVISKSGGTPEPRNGMIEVKKAYAGQNLDFAQYAVAITSADSNLDKLAKSEGWLARFPMYDWVGGRTSEMSSVGLVPAALQGIDIRAMLEGAKEMDDATRIPDVKKNPAALLALSWYYSGNGKGEKDMVVLPYKDSLLLFSRYLQQLVMESLGKEQDLDGNTVYQGIAVYGNKGSTDQHAYVQQLREGVPNFFATLIEVLEDRNGPSPEIDPGVTSGDYLSGFLQGTRQALYENQRDSITVTIPQVNARTVGALIALYERAVGLYASLVNVNAYHQPGVEAGKKAAAVILDLQTKVVGLLQKEKTALSLEQIADKVGAADQVEAIYKILRHLQANQRGVVFQGNLGQPSTLKVSLG; encoded by the coding sequence ATGGATGCGAAGGCACTTTGGCAACGATACCAAGAATGGTTATATTTCCACGAGGGATTAGGACTGTACCTAGATGTCAGTCGGATGCGTTTTGATGATGCCTTCGTAGAGTCGTTGCTGCCGAAATTTGACAAAGCGTTTGCGGATATGGCGGAATTAGAAAAGGGTGCGATCGCCAATTCCGATGAGCAACGCATGGTGGGACACTATTGGCTACGCAACCCAGATTTAGCGCCCACACCAGAACTTACCCAAGAAATTGTTCAAACCCTAGAACAAATCGAAGCCTTTGCAGAAAAAATCCAAACGGGTGCTATTCATCCTCCCAAAGCAAACCGCTTCACAGACATTATTTCCATTGGCATTGGTGGTTCTGCCCTCGGCCCCGAATTTGTTGCTGAAGCCCTCGCCTCTGAATTTCCCCCGCTAAAAATTCACTTTATCGACAATACTGACCCCGCAGGCATTGACCGCATTCTTACCCAATTGCGTAACCATCTTGCTAGCACCTTGGTTTTGGTCATCTCCAAATCTGGAGGTACACCAGAACCCCGTAACGGCATGATTGAAGTCAAGAAAGCCTACGCCGGACAAAATTTAGACTTTGCTCAATATGCAGTAGCTATTACTAGTGCAGATAGCAACCTAGACAAATTAGCGAAATCTGAAGGCTGGCTAGCCAGATTTCCCATGTATGACTGGGTAGGTGGACGTACCTCAGAAATGTCCTCTGTCGGGCTAGTTCCTGCCGCATTACAAGGTATCGACATTCGTGCCATGCTAGAAGGTGCAAAAGAGATGGATGATGCTACCCGCATCCCAGATGTGAAAAAGAATCCGGCGGCGCTACTAGCTTTATCTTGGTATTACTCTGGTAACGGCAAGGGCGAAAAAGACATGGTAGTCCTACCCTACAAGGACAGCTTACTGTTATTTAGCCGTTACTTACAACAGCTAGTAATGGAATCTTTAGGTAAAGAACAAGACCTAGACGGTAACACTGTTTATCAAGGTATTGCCGTTTATGGTAACAAAGGCTCAACAGACCAACACGCCTACGTCCAGCAGTTACGCGAAGGTGTACCTAACTTCTTTGCCACCCTCATCGAAGTTTTAGAAGACCGTAACGGCCCATCCCCAGAAATAGACCCAGGCGTAACCTCTGGTGATTATCTATCAGGTTTTCTCCAAGGAACCCGTCAAGCCTTGTATGAAAATCAGCGTGATTCTATTACAGTCACAATTCCTCAAGTTAATGCCCGGACAGTTGGCGCGTTAATTGCTTTGTATGAACGTGCTGTTGGTTTGTACGCTAGTTTGGTCAACGTTAACGCTTACCATCAACCAGGTGTAGAAGCAGGTAAAAAAGCTGCGGCTGTCATTCTGGATTTGCAAACCAAAGTAGTAGGATTACTGCAAAAAGAGAAAACAGCCCTATCTTTAGAGCAAATCGCTGATAAAGTCGGTGCTGCCGACCAAGTTGAAGCAATTTACAAGATTTTACGCCATCTGCAAGCAAATCAACGCGGTGTTGTCTTCCAGGGAAATTTGGGACAACCCAGCACCTTGAAAGTTTCCCTTGGCTGA
- a CDS encoding cytotoxic translational repressor of toxin-antitoxin stability system, with translation MSLETRYARSFLVDLRSLEPAAYQRVYDFVFFEFAQKRSLHYLPQLRRLDDEGIFHRFTIDNYLVGIEIRGEIVKFLRVIPMPDV, from the coding sequence GTGAGTTTAGAAACACGTTATGCTAGGTCGTTTTTAGTAGACCTGAGAAGTTTAGAGCCTGCTGCTTATCAGCGAGTGTACGATTTTGTTTTTTTTGAGTTCGCCCAAAAGAGGTCTTTACATTATTTACCCCAATTGCGACGGTTGGATGATGAAGGGATCTTTCATCGGTTTACTATAGATAATTATTTAGTTGGCATAGAAATTAGGGGTGAGATTGTAAAATTTTTACGGGTCATACCTATGCCGGATGTTTAA
- a CDS encoding branched-chain amino acid ABC transporter permease: MIEYLIFLAISTATFALFSLGLNLQWGFTGLINFGHIAFMTLGAYTTVLLSFKGVPLFISAIVGAVVAALLGLVIGFATLRLREDYLAIVTIGTGELIRLVVNNQQLPVGNTWVDGAFGVQSYPIPLSTPPNLFFRFLMIGLLTLLFAVTAFSLWRWISSAKKSRITDAAVYKTGSQQEFISRLSVGIILGILATAIYISGVITLYNYIPKAGLMLVSLLVLAFVFWRLEYLVRSPWGRVLKAIREDEEIPKAMGKNVFWYKLQSLMLGGAIAGVAGAFFAWQLSAIYPDNFQPQLTFDSWIMVILGGSGNNIGTILGAVIYFAYDAVTREVLPRIIPLDEARLGAFRIMVIGLILMVLMIWRPQGILGKKEELTLGK; the protein is encoded by the coding sequence ATGATTGAATATTTAATTTTTCTAGCAATTTCTACAGCAACTTTTGCCCTGTTTAGTCTGGGACTCAACTTACAGTGGGGTTTTACAGGGTTAATTAATTTTGGTCACATCGCTTTTATGACTTTGGGTGCTTACACTACGGTTTTGTTAAGCTTCAAGGGTGTGCCTTTATTTATTTCAGCTATTGTGGGCGCGGTTGTCGCGGCTTTGTTGGGTCTGGTGATTGGTTTTGCTACTTTGCGTCTACGGGAAGATTACTTAGCCATTGTTACTATTGGCACGGGGGAACTGATTCGCTTGGTGGTGAATAACCAACAGTTACCTGTGGGTAATACCTGGGTAGATGGGGCTTTTGGAGTGCAAAGTTATCCTATACCTCTATCAACTCCACCAAATTTATTTTTCCGCTTCTTGATGATTGGGCTATTAACACTGCTGTTTGCTGTGACAGCATTTTCGTTGTGGCGTTGGATTAGTAGCGCCAAAAAATCCCGCATTACTGATGCGGCTGTTTACAAAACTGGTAGTCAGCAAGAGTTTATCTCTCGTTTGAGTGTAGGAATTATTTTAGGGATACTTGCAACAGCGATTTATATTTCTGGGGTAATCACACTCTATAACTACATCCCCAAAGCTGGTTTAATGCTTGTCTCGTTGTTGGTGTTGGCGTTTGTGTTTTGGCGCTTGGAATATTTGGTGCGATCGCCTTGGGGTCGGGTGCTAAAAGCTATCCGTGAAGATGAGGAAATACCTAAAGCTATGGGGAAAAATGTCTTTTGGTATAAGCTCCAGTCTCTCATGCTGGGTGGGGCGATCGCAGGTGTAGCTGGAGCTTTCTTTGCTTGGCAACTCAGCGCTATTTACCCAGATAATTTCCAACCACAACTTACCTTTGACTCCTGGATTATGGTGATTCTCGGAGGTTCTGGTAATAATATCGGCACTATTTTAGGTGCTGTAATATACTTTGCCTATGATGCTGTGACTCGTGAGGTTTTACCAAGAATTATTCCCCTAGATGAAGCGCGGTTAGGTGCATTCCGTATTATGGTAATTGGTTTAATTTTAATGGTGCTGATGATTTGGCGACCTCAAGGTATTTTAGGTAAAAAGGAGGAACTTACCCTTGGTAAATAA